The sequence below is a genomic window from Acidiferrobacteraceae bacterium.
ATGTCGGCGTGAAAGAACCCGTCCCGGAACGCCTGGGTGAAAAAGATTTCGACCCCGTTGTCCGCCAGCTGCCGCAGGTCCACACCGGCCTCTTTCAGCGCCGTCACATTGCTGATGGGAATCCCCTCGATGCGCTCCATGACAAAGACTTCCTTGCGCACCAGGTCCCAATACACCTCGGGCACGTAGAGCAGATCAGAACTCTCGAAATTGGCCCGCAGCTGGCTGGCATTCGCGGCCTCCCGCCGCAGGTCCAGCTCATCATGGATGGTGCGACGAAACTGGTCCACAACCTCAACCGGACGCAATCGCGCCCCATCGGGCAGGTATCGTCGCACCAGTCTTGCGAGCGTATACAGCAGACGCAGATCGCGCTCGATTGTGCGCTCGATGCCCGGTCGCAACACCTTTACCGCGACTTCGTTGCCATCGAGCAAGGTCGCAAGATGAACCTGGGCGACGGATGCCGAGGCCACCGGTTCGCGTTCAAAGCGGGAAAATATCTCTTCCAGCTTGCGGCCGTACGTCTGTTCGATGATGGCCGCGGCCCGGTCTCCGGGGAATGGCGGAACCTTGTCCTGCAGCCGGGTGAGTTCCTGCGCAATGTCTTCGGGCAGCAAATCCGGACGGGTGGACAGAACCTGGCCGAACTTGACGAAGATGGGGCCGAGTTCTTCCAGGGCTTCCCGGAGTCGCTGCGCCCGCGGTTTGCGTGGCCGGTGGAACCAACGCCATGGCAGCAGGCGTAGCAACAAGCGATACGGGCGAAACAGGTGAATGGCGCGAACGAATTCGTCGAGATCGTGGCGCACGAATACGCTATTAATATGGAGCAAACGGGACCAACGCGTAGGAGGGATCATTCGGCTCAG
It includes:
- the ubiB gene encoding ubiquinone biosynthesis regulatory protein kinase UbiB; translated protein: MIPPTRWSRLLHINSVFVRHDLDEFVRAIHLFRPYRLLLRLLPWRWFHRPRKPRAQRLREALEELGPIFVKFGQVLSTRPDLLPEDIAQELTRLQDKVPPFPGDRAAAIIEQTYGRKLEEIFSRFEREPVASASVAQVHLATLLDGNEVAVKVLRPGIERTIERDLRLLYTLARLVRRYLPDGARLRPVEVVDQFRRTIHDELDLRREAANASQLRANFESSDLLYVPEVYWDLVRKEVFVMERIEGIPISNVTALKEAGVDLRQLADNGVEIFFTQAFRDGFFHADMHPGNIFVTPDGQYRAVDFGIMGSLGEADKRYLAENFLAFFNRDYRAVADAHLRAGWVPTDTVAEDFEAAIRAVCEPIFAKPIKDISFGRLLLHLFQTARRFNMEIQPQLVLLQKTLFQIEGLGRQLYPDLDLWVTAKPFLEQWMRDQLGPRALLRTLRREAPKWWQLVPELPTLVHEVLQHQRALDPEHEREQERERRQLWERQYRQLLAAVTGAGLVVAGTLARALGYRPYAAPPAPGWVLGGLGVILLVRAWFSSPGR